A single genomic interval of Danio aesculapii chromosome 5, fDanAes4.1, whole genome shotgun sequence harbors:
- the wnt11f2 gene encoding protein Wnt-11 — MTEYRNFLFLFITSLSVIYPCTGISWLGLTINGSSVGWNQTHHCKLLDGLVPDQQQLCKRNLELMHSIVRAARLTKSACTSSFSDMRWNCSSIESAPHFTPDLAKGTREAAFVFSLAAAVVSHAIARACASGDLPSCSCAAAPSEQAAPDFRWGGCGDNLRYGLQMGSAFSDAPMRNRRSGPQAFRLMQLHNNAVGRQALMDSLEMKCKCHGVSGSCSVKTCWKGLQDISTISADLKSKYLSATKVIPRQIGTRRQLVPREMEVRPVGENELVYLVSSPDYCAQNAKQGSLGTTDRQCNKTASGSESCGLMCCGRGYNAYTEVLVERCQCKYHWCCYVSCKTCKRTVERYVCK; from the exons ATGACAGAATACAGGAACTTTCTTTTCCTTTTCATCACTTCATTGAGCGTCATTTATCCATGCACAGGAATATCATGGct TGGTTTGACGATAAACGGGAGCTCGGTGGGCTGGAATCAGACGCACCACTGTAAACTCCTGGACGGGCTCGTGCCCGATCAGCAGCAGCTCTGCAAGCGCAACCTCGAGCTCATGCACAGCATCGTGCGCGCGGCCAGGCTCACCAAGAGCGCGTGCACGAGCTCCTTCAGTGACATGCGCTGGAACTGCTCGTCCATCGAGAGCGCGCCACACTTCACCCCTGACCTGGCCAAAG GGACCCGTGAGGCAGCGTTTGTGTTTTCTCTGGCTGCTGCGGTGGTCAGTCATGCCATAGCTCGTGCCTGTGCATCTGGAGACCTGCCCAGCTGTTCCTGTGCTGCAGCGCCGTCAGAGCAGGCGGCTCCTGATTTCCGCTGGGGTGGATGTGGAGATAACCTTCGCTATGGCCTACAGATGGGCTCTGCTTTCTCTGATGCGCCAATGAGGAACCGGCGCTCAGGCCCACAGGCCTTCAGACTAATGCAGCTGCACAACAATGCTGTTGGCAGACAG GCGCTCATGGACTCTCTAGAGATGAAGTGCAAATGTCATGGCGTTTCTGGCTCCTGCTCTGTGAAGACCTGTTGGAAGGGTCTTCAAGACATCAGCACCATCTCCGCCGACCTCAAGTCTAAATACCTGTCGGCCACCAAGGTGATTCCGCGTCAGATTGGCACCCGCCGGCAGCTGGTGCCCCGAGAAATGGAGGTGAGGCCGGTTGGAGAGAATGAACTAGTCTACCTGGTCAGCTCGCCGGATTACTGCGCACAGAACGCCAAACAGGGGTCACTGGGGACCACAGACAG GCAGTGCAACAAGACAGCAAGCGGCAGTGAGAGCTGTGGCCTGATGTGCTGTGGACGGGGTTATAATGCCTACACAGAGGTGCTGGTGGAGCGCTGCCAGTGTAAATACCACTGGTGCTGTTACGTGTCCTGCAAAACCTGCAAGCGCACCGTCGAGAGATACGTCTGCAAGTGA